AACTGGATGCACGCACCCTGCCGGAAACACGCGCCTTCTTGTCTGACACGCGCTACGTGATTGGCGCCGTACTGGTGCCGGCGGGTGAGGCAATTTTCCGCTGGCAGGAAGACGACGGCGATCAGGAAGAAGCAGAGACCCAATGGCGTCGCCAAGGTGGCGCCGTGCTGCAACCCTTGCTGCCTGGCGCGGCGTCAGAGACCTTGTTGCCCGGCGCGTATCACGGCACCTGGCGTGAGGCTGATCGCGCCTCGCGGGCGTATGCCTTGCGGGCGACGGTCTCGTTTTTGATGCTGACACTCAATATCACCGCCCGTGACCTGCAGGCCGTGATCGGCCCGTTTGCCGGCAAGCGGCTGGAAGAGTATCGCGTCGGTTTCTTGCGCCGTGGCGATGACAAGGTGATCCAGGGCGTGGTCTGGCCCTTGCTGGATGGCGAGGACGAACGCACGGACTGCGTGGCAGAAATCGAAGCGCAACTCAAAGACGCCGGCATCGTGGACATTCTGGTTCACGAGCACGATTTTCCGCTGGATTACTGTGATGACTGCGGCTCGCCGCTGTATCCCAATCCGGAAGGCGAAGTGTTGCATGCAGAGCCGCCGGAAGAAGCCGAAGCCCAGGCCGAAGCACCGCGACACCTGCACTGACCGGCAAGACACAAAAAAACGGCCTTCACGGCCGTTTTGTTTTTCCAGGGCCGGATCGGCCTCAGAGATAACTCGCCACCTCAAGCAGATTGCCATCCGGATCACGAAAATACACCGACATGATCGGCCCGGCCGCACCCGTGCGCTGGATCGGCCCCGCTTCAATCAGCACACCCTGCGCCTTGAGGTGGGCAACCACGGCGTCTGGCGACAAGCCTGTGATCAGGCATACATCAATGGCGCCCGGCGTCGGCGCCTGCGCTTTGGGCTCAAACTCATGGCCGCGCTGATGCAGGTTGAACTTCTGACGCCCGAACACCAGGGCTTTGCGCCCTTCGCCAAACGTTTCGACCTGCATGCCCAGTACGCGCTGATAAAAAGCGCAAGTCACCGCGATATCTGCCACGGTCAGCACCAGATGATCCAGCCGGTCGATCACCAGTGCCGGCATGTTCATTGCTCTTCCTTACCTGAAACCCAGATCGAGAAAATCAGCCACAGCGTATTGAAAAAGGCGATGGCAAATCCGAGAAAACCGAAGGCGGGCAAGCCGAACAACATCGGGCCGGCCTTCACGGTGATCACAATCGAAGAACCAATAATCAGGCAGCCCGTGACGATACCCATGGTCAGCCGGTTGGCGCTTTTGGCCAGTTGCGTACCAAAGCGATCCAGCCGCTTGAGGTCCAGATCAACCCGGAAATTGCCGCGCCGCGCCTGCCGCACCAGCTTGGCGACATCCCGCGGCAGACCTGTGATCAGATCAAATGCATCCGCCAAGCCTTCTTTGGAACGCTTGTACAAGGCCTGGGGCTTGTAGCGATCGACCAGCACTTCGCGCACGAACGGGGTCAGTTGGGCAATCATCTGGAAATCAGGGTTAAGCTGCCGGCCCAGGCCTTCCAGCGTGATCAGCGCCTTGAACAGCAGTGTCAGATCTGCCGGCAGCGTAATCTCGTGCTCGCGCATGATGACGGCCACTTCGCTCAGCAGCACGCCAATCTGGATGTCTTTCAGCGGCAGATTCTCATAATTGAAGATGAAACCGGCGATATCGGCCGCCAGCAGTTCTTCATCAACCACCGTGTCGCCAGTCCACTCCATCAGCACGTCCATAATGCCGTGCTCGTCGCGCCGCGCCAGCGCCGCCAGCAGATCGACAATCTGGTCACGGCGTTGATGTGGCAG
The Silvimonas iriomotensis genome window above contains:
- a CDS encoding DUF2863 family protein; translated protein: MLKRNRTARRGRSPANEVELIRLAEGMAASTSRLEDNFWLSRLTTLVEKLLQDRDEDTLTSALDQLAEGDAEAYTVLADAIESTCESVRLTVDGKAWDALLFTAPLLTWSRWQIASGPMNADTVRNTQTQLRAHVFARDARIAIADFLFSPDQLPRGFVPTLELLQALAKAAQGSGTLKLDARTLPETRAFLSDTRYVIGAVLVPAGEAIFRWQEDDGDQEEAETQWRRQGGAVLQPLLPGAASETLLPGAYHGTWREADRASRAYALRATVSFLMLTLNITARDLQAVIGPFAGKRLEEYRVGFLRRGDDKVIQGVVWPLLDGEDERTDCVAEIEAQLKDAGIVDILVHEHDFPLDYCDDCGSPLYPNPEGEVLHAEPPEEAEAQAEAPRHLH
- a CDS encoding VOC family protein, which codes for MNMPALVIDRLDHLVLTVADIAVTCAFYQRVLGMQVETFGEGRKALVFGRQKFNLHQRGHEFEPKAQAPTPGAIDVCLITGLSPDAVVAHLKAQGVLIEAGPIQRTGAAGPIMSVYFRDPDGNLLEVASYL